ttggcatgtgttttttcactggatgtccttcctgctgcaaccctcacATTTTATGTGGGCTtaggactggcaccaaggtgggcCTTGTGAGCTCAACTTTATTATTATGCCAAAGCATATATCCTTTTCAGCCAtgcattaaaatacacaaaaaacagacaccATTCAACCATCGATTCAGcgcaaaaaatgtaaataaataaattgcaataGCAATGACTAGAAAGACATTCATAACCCTTTGAAAATAGATGTGCAAAAGGCGGGTTTGCTCGGCTTACTGGGTACACTGACCAGCTTAACCAGCCAGTTGTTATTTACAACACTAATATGATAGTATAATAAGTTAGGACAGATTCTAGATTGATGATTGATGAAACAAAGTCATAAAAACTTTATACACTTCAAAAGAATTTGTCCTCCTCAGGAAGGATAAACACTTCTGGACTTTTTTGCAGATTAAGTCAGTGCTAGACTCAAAAGGGAGGTTGTTATTGTAATGTTAACAGTCCCTAAATATTTATATGTAGCTACAACATTGATGTCTGTGTCGTGGACATCTGTGATCATGGAAAGTGATGCTGAGTTGTTTTCTTCAACAGACAAACAATGCCTAAATCAtaagcacattttaaagctCTAGGTCTAGCGCCTGCACAGTTCGATGGCACTTTGGGTCAACttgtgtattgtttgttttgaatgtttttaccACTGTTGTATCTCAACTACATGAAACAAAGCAATTTATAGCTATGAGTAAAatggatttaaagttttgattgTGTTAGAAGTTCCATCAAACGTGGGTAAACAGTGTAGCTCTCATCccacaattaaaacaaagtacaataaTTGTAGCAAATATACACCCAATGAGAAActgtttctggctaaattacaAAATAGACTTGACTGATTAGATCAGTCAAATGGCCTAAAACCTAAACTGGTGTTTTGCCTTCTTAAATTCCAATTAGGTATTTCATTGAGGCTGCCATCTTTAGTGTGTCTTCATTAAAATCTGATGTAGTTAAATAACCATAATTGGGAGTTATGGGTAGGTCTGAGTATGAGCCCGTGAGTAAGATTTCTCAATGGGATCCCAGGGGCTCAGGCATGATTTCACTGGTATACTTTGAACCTCTTTTGTCTCAGTACACAAGAGACGGAGGCCTGGTTCTTGAGCAGTATTAAGAGGGTATATAGGACATTCCTCCAGAAGGACATCTAAAGTTGCAGACATAGACTATGACTTGATTATTGAAGTGGCTTAGATTATAGGATACATTATACAAGATATTAAGCTACATTCACTTTTCACCATTATGTGACTACAAATTTCacttccagaaaagttgggacaaatATGTGATTCTTTCGTTTTGCTTAAGCTTGTATATATCTGACATACTTAAAATAGGCTTTCAGTGGTTTCACCGGCCACATTAGTCAGCCACATGCCCTCTGTGTCTTTGCTGTTTTAGCATCTACATAATGCGGCCTGGCATTGTACTGCTGAAGTATCCACTGACACACATATGCAAGTCACCCATGCTGTGGTCAGTGATGTACCCCCATACCATCACACATGCTGGATTTTCCACCTCTTTGCTGGTAACAAGCAATGGGCATCCAGTTTTCCTGAAAACTAGCGGAAACATGAACTAACCTGACCACTgaacatgttttcactgtgcTTTAGTCCACCTGACCGCAGCTTGGGGCCAGAGGACTCTGCAGCGTTTCTGCACATAATTGATGCATGGCCTTCTTGTCATGTACAACACTTTCAGGTTGCATTTCTGGATGCAGAAGCAGATTATGTTAAGTCTCAGTTTTCCAAAGTACTCCTGAGACATGCATATTCACCAAAGAAGCGTGAAGCATGCTATGCCTCCTGAGGGCTTAAAGGTTAACTGTGTTTTTTACTCTAGACTTTTTGCACTTTGCGGGATtccaaaatataataatttattgacAATATTATGGACTGTAGATGGTGAAAGACCTATTTTTTTGCAATCTTTTGctgagaaatattgtttttgatcTGATTGTGTCAGACTAAGATGCTTTTATACCCTGTCATGACCTCATGATCTGTTACTAGGTAACCTGCTAATTTTGGAATCATGCACAATGGTGTTAGTTGaagaatttaaatgtatatgAATTTCTGTCTCAAACTCTAATTGTGTTTATATTGTTATTACAaaacacaagtttattttttcttttcttgtatttttgtCACATAATAGTttcacattaatttaaaaaatcacaGATTATATTTTCTActgcattttgaaaaaagtcCCAACTTTACTCGGACTGAAGTTTGTAcatagaataaaatacaatccAAATGCTGGTAACAATACTATAAACAGCTGTTATAAATGTAGTCGAACCTCTGTGTTGTCCTCTAAGGTTCCTCaccttcatttctctctgtctcctctctatGGGTGTTATCTGCCTGATCCAGCTGTGCAGGCTTTCTAAAGACCTGGCTGCCTTTCCTGATGCTGATGGGCATCATCCTCACAGTGGCCCTGGTCCTCAACCTCGGGTGACCTGGGAGCAGCTTTAGGACACAGTGGAACCCCTGCAGGTCGAATGTGGGGTTGACCTTTTAAACAACAAGGGGACATCACATGGTGTCCAGCAAAAGTACTAGAGGACATAAAAACAACTTACCTCCAACAGAATGTTGAACAAGAATGGCCAACAGAGTTTACACGTACTTGGTTCGTGGCATCCTGTTACTGGCAATGAAGCTGGAATGCCTCGGAAATTCATTCCTGTGTTTGAGAAGTGGCTCTCAACGTACAAGAACACCCCACACCTCCACATCTATGatgaccacacaaacacatctggaTTATTAAACACAGGATTATTGAAATGCTGAAAGCAGGTTTAAGACATCACCACCTGGTGTAGACGCTGTATAGCTGTATCAATAGTTGATTAGAGGTACATGCATAGTTGAATTGTCTGAAGGAAACACATCCATCCCTTGCTTTGAAACTTTGATGATTTTGCTTTGTAATGGGTTGTAGTTTGGAGATCCAGTGCTTCCAGAAGGCCATTTTGTACTGGGGACTACAAACATATATAATCAGTTATATGCCTTTCTAGGGGTTTCACTGTATTCTTTTATGCTTGATCTAATGTAGCACTTCTGCAATATACTGCAAGTAAAATTTTAAAGAGCAGTTTATATTTTCAAGCATTTTCCTACATGTGTTCACACTAATGtcatacaatatatattttctcaGATGTATTTTACCACCTCAAGATGCTACTTCAATAgggtttacagtaaatgttttcctACATTTTATCCACACATCATCAGGGCAATGACTGTAGCAACCTCAGTGAATGTGGCTGTGGAGCGTACCTAGAAAAGCCAACACAACAGTATGGTTTTCTGTACCTGTGCCAAATATGAGTCCATCTCAAACCTTGTCTTTGAATATGTAACTTAGCCATTTAGTGCATAGGATCATTGGTGACTAATGTTATGAAATGAAAAGGCCTTTCATGGCAGAACCTAATTAGTTTATCCTGAGAACTTTCTCCTTTTGACTTTATTTGAAGAAGCCAGAGTCAGTGCCTAAAAATGAACTCTTGACAGAGCccttatatattttattttcagttttgtagtTGATGTTGACAAAGCTTAAAAAGAGTTAAATCCCCATGATGTTTGGCACCTCAAAATCCGTTGCCATGGCTGTCGTGAGTAGATTCAAATCCCTTCATTGTTtgcaatcaaacaaaaaaaaaagtgttgagcCTTCTCTTTGTCCACTGTGCTGTTAGAAGCAGCAGGTAGCCAGGATCCTCAGGTTTTTTCACTCTCACCAACCCCTGCTGAATATCCTCAGTTTCCCTCGGCGCCTGACCAGCGTCGGTCCTGCTGTTTTCCACCTCGGCAGATCACATTCGAAGGTCATTGTGAAATGTCAGCCAGCCGCGTTTGATGTATACTGGCCAGCATCTTGCAATAACCCAAAGTAGGTGTCTTTTAGGTgtgaaaatatacattaaaatcagttttattaagTGCTCCATAGGGCTTACACTGTCCGTTTACTAGACTTTAGTCTCCTCATTGATCTTCTGTTGAAGGATATTCTGTGACCTCTTGTATGTAAAATTTTTCACCCTTGCTGCCTGTAAAGCACAAACTGTACACCAGGTGCTCTTTTTATACTTTGCAAACTTGATCACTCACTCTACAGATTTCTCCTCTGAATGATTTACACTTGAAGTGGAGTAAACCACTTCTACATATCGTTTCTCTTCTGCAGTGAAACTGTTTTGTGCATGAATGAATGTTTGATTGTGTGTTAGTCATGCACACAGTTGTTGGGGAGAGCATGTGATTTGCATGCCAGTGTGTGTATTGCATGCATGCAAGAGTGTTTGAGAGAGAAGTTCCTAGTTTGACTCACACACAGTACTTTGTGATTAGTTATCGGCTGTATTTCATTGCAGCCAGTTGTTGGGTGATTGATTTCTgtatttaatactttttgtCATTCTATTAATGAGTTTTGTGTGATTGCTGGTAGCaagaatgaataataaaatagacTATAACTGGCCTGGTCAAGTCAATGTTGATTGGATACAATGTTCTATACAGGGTGTAGCTCCACATTCTGTATATTAAAGCCGAAGTCATTTCTCcaagcataaaaacaaagaaattgtgtttatataaaCCACAGTCttggaaatataaaatatatattgtttttttttttttacactttaaaaacattctAGTCAGTAGAGCAAAAAGGAACCTATGTTTTCTGGTAAAGTGTATATTTTAATTGATTGggaaatgtacattttgcatgtgttttaaaatgtattctggACATATGCTAATTTTCCTGGTTTCCAAATTTGTGATAAGTATAAATCCCCCTGGTTGTGTAATTGTGCTAATTGTCAGGAAATTATTGACACTGTGTTATTCATTATGTAATTTGTTCTATAGTGAACAAATGATTTTTGAGATCAGCTGATTCAACATTACTTAGGGCTTCTGACACAAACGcacaaatatatgtatatatatatatataattttaggtaaagagaaaaaacatgcagattGCTAGTACACCCTTTTATTCATTGGAGTGCATGTGCAAGAATGCAATAATCACTGGAGATCATATGAATGGTTTTAGATGCTGCCTGCTGTGGTGCCTTGTATCCAAGAGCCAGGTCCAGGAATGTGGAGACTGTGGTCCTAGCGATTCAGTCCATTGTGAAAAGACAGTTGGGATGCTATTATTAGTACCACTATTCATATATACTTAACTCAGTCTGCAAATTTTAGAACGCTTCTTCAGTTTCTCTAATTCTCAATATAGCCTTTATGCTGCAGATCATAACCCACGGGGATCTTTAAGACTGTGTGTACACTGAATGTCTTTATGGCTTAAAGCTATAACACCAATAAAGATGTCTATTATTGTACAAATTTGTGGGACTTCTTTTTTCATTAGTAATTTTTTGTTGAATTATGACAACTGTGTTTTATCAAAGCTGTCAGCAGGAGCCATGCTGTTAGAATTTCAAGGATGTCCGAGCCATGAAAGGCAGActtcccctccttctcctcattAAGTTTCTATAAATACACTCAGAAGATTCCTGTAGTAGGCTGATCATTAAAAGCTGTCAGAATATACATTAAGCAAAGGAAGCAGTCACGGCTTTGTGAAGTGGCTAAAAGTCCCACTCAGTGGCCATTATCCTTCACAGCTCAATGGTATTCAAGAACAGAGGGATCAAAAGGATCTGCTGTCTGGCCCCCAATCACCCCTCACCCACATTTACCATACCACCTGGGTAGGTGGAATGACCAGGAGCATCACGCTCACCAAATGCTGCAGTGTGAACTCACAGAGGCTTTAAATATGCTAATTTAAAACTGATATAATACAATTTCTGACGTCCGATAAGTTTCCgcacaaaaaaaatcttattttttttcaaaattaagaCTATATAACATCCCTACAATATTTATCATATCAAAAATCCAGATTTCCTGATCTAAAGGTGGGACATTAATATTGGTCTAATCCACTGACAGGAGAAATACTCTATATACTAAGGAGAATAAGAGGCAGAAACCATTCCTCATGCCAACACTCGTGGATCCGGACAGGGTGCAGACAGGAGAAGCCCCTCCCCGTAGACCATCACACTAGTCGATGGTCCTTTTAACTTCATTGTTGGAAGAGAAGCGACGCCccgctttttttttgtaaggatCAAACACCCCCTGTGATCAGCACGACCCCCAGTTTTGTTCTCATTGAAATCAGACCCTGCCTCCCGGCCACACTTTCTGCACAGATGCAAAGTTGAAGCATTCTCAGCCGAGCCGACAGCAGATGACGATGTCTTagaggagttttttttcttcttctttcttttgctgtgtgtttcttttaagcCACTGCTCGCTGCCGCTCTTTTCTCTGTCCAACATGCTGGATTTGACGCAGCGCATTGTTTTCTGTGCGCTCCTCGGCTCCGTTTACGCGTCGTGCCCTCCACGCTGCGAGTGCTCCGAAGCGGCTCTCACAGTGAAGTGCGTCGCTAAAGACCTGCGGAATATCCCGACCGGTATTCCCGGATACACCAGGAATCTCTTCATAACTGGGAATCAAATTACTCGTATCGGTCCCGAGTCTTTTAAAGGACTGGATAATGTGACCAACCTGTCTCTGAGCAATAACAGGTGAGACCCTCCTGGAGACTCTTCTAACGTTTTGTCAATATTTAAATCTACAGCAAACATATTACATGTAAATTAAGACAGGTGTCATGATTTTGGGTGTATGTTTAAATTAAGGCTTTGTGAGTTTAAAGTAGTAAATGATCAGCACGGTCATTTAAGTGTAAGCGATGTGTCTTGATTGTCCTCAAATCTAGAATTTCCGAGGTGGAATCCCATACCTTTGCTGGACTCCGCAGCCTTCGCTCTCTGGATTTGAGCAACAACCAGCTGGCAGTCATTCACCCCGAGGCCTTTACCGTTCACAACCAGACACTGCGAGAGCTCAACCTGAGCCGAGCCCTCTACAACCACTCCTCAGTGATGGATCTGGCCACATCGCTCCGCTGGAGCTCTCTAGGGACCCTGCAGGGGCTGGACCTGTCTGACAACAGCCTCATCTATTTACCCTCGCGTATCTTCTCCCACCTGGTCAGCCTGCGGCGGCTAAAGCTTTCCAATAACTCCCTGGTGGCAATCAACAACTCCACTTTCTCAGGTTTGGAGCAGCTGGAAGAGCTCGACCTGACCCTCAATGCACTCAAAACCTTCACAGAGGAGGGCCTGCAAGAGCTGGACTCCTTCCCCAGGGCTGTGCTCCTGCTGGGGGAAAACCcattcacatgcacatgtgGAATCGAAGCTTTTGCTCTGTGGCTCAACAAATCACAGGGGCGCATCGGAGATGTTGAGGGGCTTGTGTGCTCGTTCCCAGCTAGCATGAgaaacacatccatgcttgctGTGGGCACACTGACTCTGGGATGCCACCATAGGGATGCAAGGGCAGATCTTGCTTTGCAGACATCATACGTCTTCTTGGGTATAGTCCTGGGCTTCATAGGCCTAATCTTTCTCTTTGTACTTTATCTCAACCGCAAGGGCATCAAGAAACGAATCTATGACATGCGGGACGCCTGCAGGGAGGTGTGGGAAGGTTACCACTACCGCTTTGAAATCGACTCTGACCCCAGGTTATCGCAAGTCTCCACAAG
The nucleotide sequence above comes from Channa argus isolate prfri chromosome 1, Channa argus male v1.0, whole genome shotgun sequence. Encoded proteins:
- the LOC137129295 gene encoding trophoblast glycoprotein-like; the protein is MLDLTQRIVFCALLGSVYASCPPRCECSEAALTVKCVAKDLRNIPTGIPGYTRNLFITGNQITRIGPESFKGLDNVTNLSLSNNRISEVESHTFAGLRSLRSLDLSNNQLAVIHPEAFTVHNQTLRELNLSRALYNHSSVMDLATSLRWSSLGTLQGLDLSDNSLIYLPSRIFSHLVSLRRLKLSNNSLVAINNSTFSGLEQLEELDLTLNALKTFTEEGLQELDSFPRAVLLLGENPFTCTCGIEAFALWLNKSQGRIGDVEGLVCSFPASMRNTSMLAVGTLTLGCHHRDARADLALQTSYVFLGIVLGFIGLIFLFVLYLNRKGIKKRIYDMRDACREVWEGYHYRFEIDSDPRLSQVSTSADA